From Triticum urartu cultivar G1812 chromosome 2, Tu2.1, whole genome shotgun sequence, a single genomic window includes:
- the LOC125540910 gene encoding pyruvate decarboxylase 2-like has product METGIGSVDGPKGAPSGAVACPATFPASSPTFVGSPEATLGRHLARRLVQVGVGDVFAVPGDFNLTLLDYLVAEPGLRLVGCCNELNAGYAADGYARAKGVGACAVTFTVGGLSVLNAIAGAYSENLPLICIVGGPNSNDYGTNRVLHHTIGLPDFSQELRCFTPVTCYQAVVNNLDDAHEQIDKAISTALKESKPVYISVSCNLPSAPHPTFSRDPAPYFLAPSAVIAETGDSWFNCQKLKLPDGCGYEFQMQYGSIGWSVGALLGYAQGATDKRVIACIGDGSFQVTAQDVSTMLRCGHNSIIFLINNGGYTIEVEIHDGPYNVIKNWNYTGLVDAIHNGDGKCWTAKVTCEEELTAAIDTATGDKKDCLCFIEVVAHKDDTSKELLEWGSRVSAANSRPPNPQ; this is encoded by the exons ATGGAGACGGGCATCGGATCCGTGGACGGGCCCAAGGGGGCGCCGAGCGGCGCCGTAGCTTGCCCGGCGACGTTCCCGGCGTCGTCGCCCACCTTCGTCGGCTCCCCGGAGGCCACGCTGGGCCGCCACCTTGCGCGGCGCCTGGTGCAGGTCGGCGTGGGCGACGTGTTCGCCGTGCCGGGCGACTTCAACCTGACCCTCCTCGACTACCTCGTCGCCGAGCCCGGGCTGCGCCTCGTCGGCTGCTGCAACGAGCTCAacgccggctacgccgccgacgGGTACGCGCGCGCTAAGGGCGTCGGCGCGTGCGCCGTCACCTTCACCGTCGGTGGGCTCAGCGTGCTCAACGCCATCGCCGGCGCGTACAGCGAGAACCTCCCCCTGATCTGCATCGTCGGCGGGCCCAACTCGAACGACTACGGCACCAACCGGGTTCTTCATCACACCATCGGCCTCCCTGATTTCTCTCAGGAGCTGCGGTGCTTCACGCCGGTGACGTGCTACCAGGCCGTCGTCAACAACCTCGACGACGCCCACGAGCAGATCGACAAGGCTATCTCCACGGCTCTCAAGGAGAGCAAGCCGGTGTACATCAGCGTCAGCTGCAACCTCCCCAGCGCCCCCCACCCCACCTTCAGCCGCGACCCCGCCCCCTACTTCCTCGCACCAAG CGCCGTCATCGCCGAGACGGGCGACTCGTGGTTCAACTGCCAGAAGCTCAAGCTCCCCGACGGCTGCGGGTACGAGTTCCAGATGCAGTACGGCTCCATCGGGTGGTCGGTCGGGGCGCTGCTTGGCTACGCGCAGGGCGCCACTGACAAACGTGTCATCGCTTGCATCGGCGACGGCAGCTTCCAGGTGACGGCGCAGGACGTGTCCACCATGCTCCGCTGCGGCCACAACAGCATCATCTTCCTCATCAACAATGGCGGCTACACCATCGAGGTCGAGATCCACGACGGGCCGTACAACGTCATCAAGAACTGGAACTACACCGGCCTCGTCGACGCCATCCACAACGGCGACGGCAAGTGCTGGACAGCCAAGGTGACGTGCGAGGAGGAGCTGACGGCGGCCATCGACACGGCGACCGGGGACAAGAAGGACTGCCTGTGCTTCATCGAGGTGGTGGCGCACAAGGACGACACCAGCAAGGAGCTCCTCGAGTGGGGATCCAGGGTCTCCGCCGCGAACTCCAGGCCACCCAACCCGCAGTAG